The following proteins are co-located in the Nocardioides piscis genome:
- a CDS encoding iron ABC transporter permease — translation MSDTVQLARRPAATLLLLGAALVLSAGWHLTQGTSGLGLGDVLARAGGDATSQEARDILWGSRVPRLAAGVTVGFALGVAGALFQSLARNALASPDTLGVTGGAYLAVTAVAAFGLSVPLWASGVVAFVGGLLAAGLVLALAGGAGASTTRLILGGSAVAMALQAATSTLLILFAQETTGLFAWGSGSLSQLGLGTFQQLAPLVVVATGLGVLLSRQLDLLGLGDDTAAVLGVRVRSTRAIGTVLAVVLTASAVTLAGPIGFVGLCAPVLTRLVGRFVPALLKHGVTLPAAGLVGALLVVLADAVLRGVLGADDAIAIPTGVTTTLVGAVVLVVLARRGRDSGPTRRPPGSRADMRSTRRVVGAMVLLVVATAAVAVVGLLAGSTWLKLGDVLLWARGEGAPLVRFALDERSPRIAAALLAGGALALSGALVQSSCRNPLAEPGLLGITGGAGLGAVLASTVLDGGSTVTLLCATVGALVAFGLVYALSWRSGLDADRLVLVGIGFWFGSAAATTFLLLRANPWDTPTIYTFLSGTTYGRSWDQVVPVAVALLAALPIALLLRRDLDLLALDEDTPRLVGMRHERVRLAVLTVAALLAAASVAAVGVVGFVGLVAPHAAKALVGGRHARTVPVAVLLGMLLLGVADTIGRTAIAPAQVPAGLVVALIGAPYFVWLLSRSRA, via the coding sequence ATGAGCGACACCGTGCAGCTCGCGCGCCGACCCGCGGCGACGCTGCTCCTGCTGGGGGCTGCCCTGGTGCTGAGTGCCGGCTGGCACCTCACCCAGGGCACCTCCGGCCTGGGCCTGGGTGACGTGCTCGCCCGGGCCGGGGGTGACGCGACCTCGCAGGAGGCCCGCGACATCCTGTGGGGCTCGCGGGTGCCGCGTCTGGCGGCCGGGGTCACGGTCGGCTTCGCCCTTGGCGTCGCGGGTGCGCTGTTCCAGTCGCTGGCGCGCAACGCCCTGGCCTCGCCCGACACCCTGGGCGTGACCGGTGGGGCGTATCTCGCAGTGACGGCCGTGGCCGCCTTCGGGCTGTCGGTCCCGTTGTGGGCCTCCGGCGTCGTCGCCTTCGTCGGTGGCCTCCTGGCGGCCGGCCTGGTGCTGGCCCTCGCCGGCGGCGCGGGGGCGTCGACGACGCGGCTGATCCTGGGTGGCTCGGCGGTCGCCATGGCGCTGCAGGCGGCCACCTCCACCCTGCTCATCCTCTTCGCGCAGGAGACCACCGGTCTCTTCGCCTGGGGGAGCGGGTCGCTCAGCCAGCTCGGCCTCGGCACGTTCCAGCAGCTGGCGCCCCTCGTCGTGGTCGCGACCGGTCTCGGCGTGCTGCTGTCGCGCCAGCTCGACCTGCTCGGCCTGGGCGACGACACGGCGGCGGTCCTGGGCGTGCGGGTGCGCTCGACGCGGGCGATCGGCACGGTGCTGGCGGTCGTGCTGACTGCGAGCGCCGTGACGCTCGCCGGACCCATCGGCTTCGTCGGGTTGTGCGCCCCGGTGCTCACCCGGCTGGTGGGTCGCTTCGTCCCGGCCCTGCTCAAGCACGGTGTCACCCTCCCGGCCGCGGGGCTGGTCGGCGCGCTCCTCGTGGTGCTGGCGGACGCGGTGCTTCGCGGGGTCCTGGGCGCCGACGACGCCATCGCGATCCCGACCGGCGTCACGACCACGTTGGTCGGGGCCGTCGTGCTGGTGGTGCTGGCGCGCCGGGGCCGGGACTCCGGCCCCACCCGACGTCCCCCGGGCAGCCGGGCGGACATGCGCAGCACCCGCCGCGTCGTCGGGGCGATGGTGCTGCTCGTGGTGGCCACGGCGGCGGTCGCCGTTGTCGGCCTGCTCGCCGGGAGCACCTGGCTCAAGCTGGGCGACGTGCTCCTCTGGGCCCGCGGCGAGGGGGCGCCACTGGTCCGCTTCGCCCTCGACGAGCGCAGCCCCCGGATCGCCGCTGCCCTGCTCGCCGGCGGCGCGCTGGCTCTGTCGGGGGCCCTCGTGCAGTCGTCGTGCCGCAACCCGCTGGCGGAGCCCGGCCTGCTCGGGATCACCGGAGGGGCCGGCCTCGGAGCGGTCCTGGCGTCGACGGTGCTGGATGGCGGCAGCACTGTCACGCTCCTGTGCGCCACGGTGGGCGCGCTGGTGGCCTTCGGGCTCGTCTACGCCCTGTCGTGGCGATCCGGTCTCGACGCCGATCGGCTGGTGCTCGTCGGCATCGGCTTCTGGTTCGGCTCCGCGGCAGCCACGACCTTCCTCCTGCTCCGCGCCAATCCCTGGGACACCCCGACGATCTACACGTTCCTGTCCGGCACGACCTACGGACGAAGCTGGGACCAGGTCGTGCCGGTCGCCGTCGCGCTGCTCGCCGCCCTGCCGATCGCGCTGCTCCTGCGCCGCGACCTCGACCTGCTGGCGCTCGACGAGGACACGCCGCGGCTCGTCGGGATGAGGCACGAGCGCGTCCGGCTGGCGGTGCTGACGGTGGCGGCCCTGCTGGCCGCGGCGAGCGTCGCCGCGGTCGGGGTGGTCGGCTTCGTGGGCCTGGTCGCCCCGCACGCGGCGAAGGCGCTCGTGGGCGGTCGTCACGCCCGAACGGTGCCGGTCGCCGTACTCCTCGGGATGCTGCTCCTCGGGGTCGCCGACACCATCGGGCGTACGGCGATCGCGCCGGCCCAGGTCCCGGCCGGGCTGGTGGTCGCCCTGATCGGTGCGCCCTACTTCGTCTGGCTGTTGTCCCGCTCGCGGGCCTGA
- a CDS encoding iron-siderophore ABC transporter substrate-binding protein encodes MLSLTKAVLAPVTLLAALTACGTTEASEVAGSEAAPAASSKECTDDTETSTEPVSLTDSFGREVELEKPAERVAVLEWQQTEDVLTLCVAPVAVADAEGYATWNTAEELPEGVTDVGTRGEPNLDALFGANPDLVIIEAYTPDDAIIKQLEKYDVPVLATRGADAEDPIRNMTDTFELIAAATGREERAEAVVAELEASLAEATEALADVEDTDFVYFDGWIQGGNVALRPFGQGSLMGELGESIGLTNVWDGKVDEAYGLGQTDIEGLAEVKDATFFHTGTVDPAGDFVVEMEKNAIFESFPAVREGRVHAFPAGTWTFGGPRSAQQAVEAYVDLLTD; translated from the coding sequence ATGTTGTCCCTGACCAAGGCCGTGCTGGCCCCTGTCACCCTGCTCGCCGCCCTGACCGCCTGCGGCACCACCGAGGCGAGCGAGGTCGCCGGCAGCGAGGCCGCGCCCGCTGCCTCGTCGAAGGAGTGCACCGACGACACCGAGACGTCGACGGAGCCCGTCAGCCTGACCGACTCCTTCGGCCGTGAGGTCGAGCTGGAGAAGCCCGCGGAGCGGGTGGCCGTCCTGGAGTGGCAGCAGACCGAGGACGTGCTCACTCTCTGCGTCGCGCCCGTGGCCGTCGCGGACGCCGAGGGCTACGCCACCTGGAACACCGCCGAGGAGCTGCCCGAGGGCGTCACCGACGTCGGCACCCGCGGGGAGCCCAACCTCGACGCCCTCTTCGGCGCCAACCCCGACCTGGTGATCATCGAGGCCTACACGCCCGACGACGCGATCATCAAGCAGCTCGAGAAGTACGACGTGCCCGTCCTGGCGACCAGGGGCGCCGACGCCGAGGACCCGATCAGGAACATGACCGACACGTTCGAGCTGATCGCCGCGGCGACCGGCCGCGAGGAGCGGGCCGAGGCCGTCGTGGCGGAGCTCGAGGCGAGCCTCGCCGAGGCGACCGAGGCGCTGGCCGACGTCGAGGACACCGACTTCGTCTACTTCGACGGCTGGATCCAGGGCGGCAACGTCGCCCTGCGGCCCTTCGGCCAGGGGTCGCTGATGGGGGAGCTCGGTGAGTCGATCGGCCTCACCAACGTCTGGGACGGCAAGGTCGACGAGGCCTATGGGCTCGGCCAGACCGACATCGAGGGCCTGGCCGAGGTCAAGGACGCGACCTTCTTCCACACCGGCACGGTCGACCCCGCAGGCGACTTCGTGGTCGAGATGGAGAAGAACGCGATCTTCGAGTCCTTCCCGGCGGTCCGTGAGGGTCGCGTCCACGCGTTCCCGGCAGGCACCTGGACGTTCGGGGGACCCCGTTCGGCACAGCAGGCGGTCGAGGCGTACGTCGACCTGCTGACCGACTGA
- a CDS encoding ABC transporter ATP-binding protein gives MTQTLIGDDLVLGYQDTTVVHGVSVQLRPGMVTALIGPNGSGKSTVLRSLARLHRPVTGRVGLRDGLGDVEDVAPLSARDFARRVTLLSQSRPHPSGLQVRDVVAFGRHPHRRRFDGLRGADHAAIDRAMAVTGITAMADRAVDQLSGGELQRVWLATCLAQDTGVVLLDEPTNHLDLRYQVETLDLLRDLADDHGTALGVVLHDLNHTALVADHVVLMHDGRLRAAGAPAEVLTGEHLSDVYGLSIDTTLDPETGTVRIEPQGRHHRRTPRHTHHHHQ, from the coding sequence GTGACACAGACCCTCATCGGCGACGACCTCGTCCTGGGCTACCAGGACACCACCGTGGTGCACGGCGTCTCCGTGCAGCTGCGTCCGGGAATGGTGACCGCCCTCATCGGCCCCAACGGCAGCGGCAAGTCGACGGTGCTGAGGTCGCTGGCGCGCCTGCACCGTCCCGTCACCGGCAGGGTCGGCCTGCGTGACGGGCTGGGGGACGTGGAGGACGTCGCCCCACTGTCGGCGCGCGACTTCGCCCGCCGCGTCACCCTCCTGTCCCAGTCGCGTCCCCACCCGTCCGGCCTCCAGGTCAGGGACGTGGTCGCGTTCGGGCGCCACCCGCACCGTCGCCGCTTCGACGGGCTCCGCGGGGCCGACCACGCCGCCATCGACCGCGCGATGGCCGTCACCGGCATCACGGCGATGGCCGACCGTGCGGTCGACCAGCTCTCCGGCGGTGAGCTGCAGCGCGTCTGGCTGGCGACCTGCCTGGCCCAGGACACGGGTGTCGTGCTCCTCGACGAGCCGACCAACCACCTCGACCTGCGCTACCAGGTGGAGACGCTCGACCTGCTGCGCGACCTCGCCGACGACCACGGCACAGCTCTCGGGGTCGTCCTGCACGACCTCAACCACACCGCCCTCGTGGCCGACCACGTCGTGCTGATGCACGACGGCCGGCTGCGCGCGGCAGGCGCCCCGGCCGAGGTGCTCACCGGCGAGCACCTCTCGGACGTCTACGGCCTGTCCATCGACACGACGCTCGACCCGGAGACCGGGACCGTGCGGATCGAGCCCCAGGGCAGGCACCACCGACGCACCCCGCGTCACACCCATCACCACCACCAGTGA
- a CDS encoding DUF4307 domain-containing protein, with the protein MFLSWVAWVAWSHGTPDAESAMVGFDVASDSSATAQVDVQLETGVEATCKVRAFAEDHTIVGEVSFTPEEGRNEVTVRTERRANTVELVGCVTSDQQRPR; encoded by the coding sequence GTGTTCCTCAGCTGGGTCGCGTGGGTGGCCTGGAGCCACGGCACCCCGGATGCCGAGTCCGCCATGGTCGGGTTCGACGTGGCGAGCGACAGCTCCGCGACGGCCCAGGTCGACGTCCAGCTCGAAACCGGCGTCGAGGCCACCTGCAAGGTGCGAGCGTTCGCGGAGGACCACACGATCGTCGGGGAGGTCTCGTTCACCCCTGAGGAGGGTCGCAACGAGGTCACCGTGCGGACCGAGCGCCGCGCCAACACCGTCGAGCTTGTGGGCTGCGTCACCTCGGATCAGCAGCGTCCCCGCTGA
- the greA gene encoding transcription elongation factor GreA, producing the protein MTQDAGTIWLTQDAFDKLTNELEDLKGPRRAEIIEKISAARDEGDLKENSGYHAAKDEQGKQEARIRQLEDMLRRAEVGETPPNDGVVEPGMVVTVRLTDFDEEEKFLLGARENLAEGDKLDVYSPQSAMGAAINGHSKGETVTYAAPTGKDVTVEILDAEPYRA; encoded by the coding sequence ATGACTCAGGACGCCGGCACCATCTGGCTCACGCAGGATGCCTTCGACAAGCTCACGAACGAGCTCGAGGACCTCAAGGGCCCCCGCCGCGCCGAGATCATCGAGAAGATCTCGGCTGCGCGTGACGAGGGCGACCTGAAGGAGAACAGCGGCTATCACGCCGCGAAGGACGAGCAGGGCAAGCAGGAGGCCCGGATCCGTCAGCTCGAGGACATGCTGCGGCGCGCCGAGGTCGGCGAGACGCCGCCCAACGACGGCGTCGTGGAGCCGGGCATGGTCGTCACCGTGCGCCTGACCGACTTCGACGAGGAGGAGAAGTTCCTCCTCGGCGCGCGCGAGAACCTCGCCGAGGGTGACAAGCTCGACGTCTATTCGCCGCAGTCGGCCATGGGTGCCGCCATCAACGGGCACAGCAAGGGCGAGACCGTCACCTACGCCGCACCCACGGGCAAGGACGTCACCGTCGAGATCCTCGACGCCGAGCCCTACCGCGCCTGA
- the ilvA gene encoding threonine ammonia-lyase, whose translation MTEAGPLGVTLADIEDARSLVDEIAVRTPMEESRWLSALVDGPVSLKCENLQRTGSFKIRGAYVRISRLSADERAAGVVAASAGNHAQGVALAATTLGIRSTVFMPEGAPIPKEKATRGYGADVRFHGRYLEDALDEAKRFAEETGAVLIHPFDHVDIVAGQGTAGLEVLEQEPDVRTLIVPTGGGGLLAGMAVAIKLRARAEGRPEVRVIGVQAEGAAAFPDSLRAGAPVALSSMNTMADGIAVGRPGDITFAAVRDHVDEIRTVSEESLSRALLALVERAKMIVEPAGAAAVAAILDSPSHFEAPTVAVLSGGNIDPLLLSKVIRHGLAAGGRFLYLRVVIPDLPGGLAGLLAQVGSAGANVLEVAHERISPTLHLNEVEVRIQLETRGEVHAGKVMAQLRAAGYTVYE comes from the coding sequence GTGACTGAGGCCGGACCCCTCGGCGTGACGCTGGCCGACATCGAGGACGCTCGCAGCCTCGTCGACGAGATCGCGGTTCGCACCCCGATGGAGGAGTCGCGCTGGCTCTCGGCCCTGGTCGACGGGCCGGTCAGCCTGAAGTGCGAGAACCTCCAGCGCACAGGGTCCTTCAAGATCCGCGGCGCCTACGTCCGCATCTCGCGGCTCTCGGCGGATGAGCGTGCCGCCGGTGTCGTCGCCGCCAGCGCGGGCAACCACGCCCAGGGCGTGGCGCTCGCGGCCACCACGCTCGGGATCAGGTCGACGGTCTTCATGCCCGAGGGCGCGCCGATCCCCAAGGAGAAGGCGACGCGGGGGTATGGCGCCGACGTCCGCTTCCACGGGCGTTATCTCGAGGACGCGCTGGACGAGGCGAAGAGGTTCGCCGAGGAGACCGGTGCCGTGCTGATCCACCCCTTCGACCACGTCGACATCGTCGCCGGGCAAGGGACCGCGGGGCTCGAGGTCCTCGAGCAGGAGCCCGACGTCCGCACCTTGATCGTGCCGACCGGCGGCGGCGGACTGCTGGCCGGGATGGCCGTGGCGATCAAGCTGCGCGCCCGCGCCGAGGGGCGTCCCGAGGTCCGCGTGATCGGTGTCCAGGCTGAGGGTGCCGCCGCCTTCCCCGACTCGCTGCGCGCCGGCGCGCCCGTGGCGCTGTCGTCGATGAACACGATGGCCGACGGGATCGCGGTCGGTCGCCCCGGCGACATCACCTTCGCTGCGGTGCGCGACCACGTCGACGAGATCCGGACGGTCTCCGAGGAGTCGCTCTCCCGGGCGCTGCTGGCGCTGGTCGAGCGCGCCAAGATGATCGTCGAGCCGGCCGGGGCCGCAGCCGTCGCTGCGATCCTGGACTCACCGAGCCACTTCGAGGCCCCCACGGTCGCCGTGCTCTCCGGCGGCAACATCGACCCGCTGCTGCTGAGCAAGGTCATCCGCCACGGCCTGGCCGCCGGTGGACGCTTCCTCTATCTGCGCGTCGTCATCCCCGACCTGCCCGGCGGGCTGGCGGGGCTGCTCGCGCAGGTCGGGTCGGCGGGCGCCAACGTGCTCGAGGTCGCCCACGAGCGCATCTCGCCCACCCTCCACCTCAACGAGGTCGAGGTGCGGATCCAGCTGGAGACGCGCGGCGAGGTGCACGCGGGCAAGGTGATGGCCCAGCTGCGTGCGGCCGGCTACACCGTCTACGAATAG
- a CDS encoding AI-2E family transporter has product MRDEDAEGSAGRQRGGGADALAPTSRAVAPVGDSAGAAGHRERRTSQLVQQWAALRAERRPAPIQISTGTSNFSRAQVPWGLDLAAAWSWRMLIIGGAVYVLALVLARLAVVTLPLAISLLLAALAGPGVTLLQRIGLPRALAAAIVMLFGLTTVVLLLTYVGQQVAAGAQDLADSVVAGLGEVKNWLRQGPLNLSQGQLDGWIESTQKAITENSREGGALTQVTEVGTAVGHVLAGFFIVIFATYFFLADGGRIWAWLVQLAPRAARAHVDGCGRVAWVSLEQFVRATVLVALADAIGVMVVAALLGVPFVLALGVLVFLGAFVPMVGATVAGSVAILVALVDQGPITALLMLGGVILVQQIEGHILQPFLMGRFVSVHPLGVIIAIGCGVLVAGIAGALIAVPLVAAANAVANHLAQEVEPEHYDTPLITDEEVDDVEPDFQQDEPERNPRD; this is encoded by the coding sequence GTGAGGGACGAAGACGCGGAGGGATCCGCAGGGCGCCAGCGTGGCGGCGGAGCCGACGCGCTCGCCCCGACCAGCAGGGCCGTGGCCCCGGTCGGGGACAGTGCGGGGGCCGCCGGTCATCGCGAACGCCGGACGTCGCAGCTGGTGCAGCAGTGGGCGGCGCTGCGCGCCGAACGACGCCCCGCGCCCATCCAGATCTCGACGGGGACGAGCAACTTCAGCCGGGCCCAGGTGCCGTGGGGGCTCGACCTCGCAGCTGCCTGGTCGTGGCGGATGCTCATCATCGGCGGGGCCGTCTATGTGCTCGCCCTCGTGCTGGCGCGCCTCGCGGTCGTCACGCTGCCGCTGGCGATCTCCCTGCTCCTGGCAGCGCTCGCCGGGCCGGGCGTGACGCTTCTGCAGAGGATCGGGCTGCCTCGTGCGCTCGCGGCCGCGATCGTGATGCTGTTCGGGCTCACCACCGTCGTGCTGCTGCTGACCTATGTCGGCCAGCAGGTCGCCGCCGGCGCCCAGGACCTCGCCGACTCGGTGGTCGCCGGCCTGGGTGAGGTCAAGAACTGGCTGCGGCAGGGGCCCCTCAACCTCAGCCAGGGCCAGCTCGACGGCTGGATCGAGTCCACGCAGAAGGCGATCACCGAGAACTCCCGCGAGGGCGGCGCCCTCACCCAGGTGACCGAGGTGGGCACGGCCGTCGGCCACGTCCTGGCCGGGTTCTTCATCGTCATCTTCGCGACCTACTTCTTCCTCGCCGACGGCGGCCGCATCTGGGCGTGGTTGGTGCAGCTGGCCCCGCGCGCCGCCCGGGCACACGTCGACGGCTGCGGTCGCGTGGCATGGGTCTCGCTCGAGCAGTTCGTCCGCGCCACCGTGCTCGTCGCCCTCGCAGACGCGATCGGCGTGATGGTGGTGGCAGCGCTGCTCGGCGTCCCGTTCGTGCTGGCGCTCGGTGTCCTGGTGTTCCTCGGCGCCTTCGTCCCGATGGTCGGCGCGACCGTCGCGGGCAGCGTCGCGATCCTCGTCGCGCTCGTCGACCAGGGGCCGATCACCGCACTGCTGATGCTGGGCGGGGTGATCCTGGTCCAGCAGATCGAGGGCCACATCCTCCAGCCGTTCCTGATGGGGCGCTTCGTCTCGGTGCACCCACTCGGGGTGATCATCGCGATCGGCTGCGGCGTGCTGGTGGCGGGCATCGCCGGAGCACTCATCGCCGTACCCCTCGTCGCGGCGGCCAACGCCGTGGCCAACCACCTGGCCCAGGAGGTCGAGCCCGAGCACTACGACACCCCGTTGATCACCGACGAAGAAGTCGACGACGTCGAACCGGACTTCCAGCAGGACGAGCCCGAGAGGAACCCCCGTGACTGA
- a CDS encoding glutamate mutase L, translating to MRRPSPVVVCVDFGSTFTKAVLVDVERGDLVARADHPTTLPAADGTGDVLDGYDACLAQLAEQDPRARDAEVLACSSAGGGLRIAVVGNEELVTAEAGRRVALSSGGKVVAVLSGGLDADRHGELRAAAPDVLLLVGGTDGGNSAQLVGDADFLAAARWPGPVVVAGDVESRARVAAALEESQTPYVLADNVVPQIGVLAPDSARAAIREMFLAHVIGGKHLSKRADFVAMVRGATPDVVLTGVELLARGLDEARAGAGDVVVVDVGGATTDVHSVVELDPEVGAGLSREVVATTPVTRTVEGDLGMRWSAVTTVAAGQLDHLTSAAERRHADPGFLPDDADGRAVDEAIAAAAIEVALKRHAGRSKVVLSPEGRVVERTGKDLREVELLVGSGGVLRHGEPDAVRRMLLPATGQHDGGWQLPRAPRIVVDHDYVLAAAGLLAADHPETAHRLLTGLRERRVGHE from the coding sequence GTGCGCCGCCCGAGCCCGGTTGTCGTCTGCGTCGACTTCGGCTCGACCTTCACCAAGGCGGTCCTGGTCGACGTCGAGCGCGGAGACCTCGTCGCCCGCGCCGACCACCCCACGACCCTGCCGGCCGCCGACGGGACCGGCGACGTCCTCGACGGCTACGACGCCTGCCTGGCACAGCTGGCGGAGCAGGACCCGCGGGCCCGGGACGCCGAGGTGCTCGCCTGCTCGAGCGCGGGCGGGGGGCTGCGGATCGCCGTGGTCGGCAACGAGGAGCTGGTGACCGCCGAGGCCGGTCGCCGGGTCGCGCTCAGCAGCGGCGGCAAGGTCGTCGCGGTGCTGTCCGGCGGCCTGGACGCGGATCGCCACGGCGAGCTGCGGGCGGCTGCGCCTGACGTCCTGCTCCTCGTCGGCGGCACCGACGGCGGCAACAGTGCACAGCTCGTCGGCGACGCCGACTTCCTCGCCGCCGCACGGTGGCCGGGTCCGGTCGTCGTCGCCGGGGACGTCGAGTCCCGCGCACGGGTCGCCGCTGCCCTCGAGGAGTCGCAGACGCCATACGTCCTGGCCGACAACGTGGTGCCGCAGATCGGTGTCCTGGCTCCCGACTCGGCCCGCGCCGCGATCCGGGAGATGTTCCTGGCCCATGTGATCGGCGGCAAGCACCTGAGCAAGCGCGCCGACTTCGTCGCGATGGTCCGCGGCGCGACGCCGGACGTCGTCCTGACCGGCGTCGAGCTCCTCGCCCGCGGTCTGGACGAGGCCCGCGCGGGCGCCGGCGACGTGGTCGTGGTCGACGTCGGCGGCGCCACCACCGACGTCCACAGCGTCGTCGAGCTCGACCCGGAGGTCGGCGCGGGTCTCTCGCGCGAGGTGGTGGCCACCACTCCCGTCACGCGGACGGTCGAGGGCGACCTCGGGATGCGCTGGTCGGCTGTCACCACCGTCGCCGCCGGGCAGCTCGACCACCTGACCTCCGCCGCCGAGCGCCGGCACGCCGATCCCGGGTTCCTGCCCGACGACGCTGACGGGCGCGCGGTCGACGAGGCCATCGCAGCGGCAGCGATCGAGGTCGCCCTCAAGCGACACGCCGGCCGCAGCAAGGTCGTGCTCAGCCCCGAGGGTCGGGTGGTCGAGCGCACCGGCAAGGACCTGCGCGAGGTCGAGCTCCTGGTCGGCTCGGGCGGGGTCCTGCGCCACGGCGAGCCGGATGCCGTACGGCGCATGCTGCTCCCCGCGACGGGCCAGCACGACGGGGGTTGGCAGCTGCCACGTGCGCCCAGGATCGTCGTCGACCACGACTACGTGCTGGCCGCCGCGGGGCTGCTCGCCGCCGACCACCCGGAGACGGCCCATCGGCTGCTCACGGGCCTGCGCGAGCGTCGGGTCGGCCATGAGTAG
- a CDS encoding YidH family protein, which translates to MSHLQPDDVPEAIEPDIRFTLANERTFLAWVRTAIGLVGGGVAVFHLLADSAATTALSLVLLVAGSFAVIAGYSHFRRADRAIRSGESLPTTGVVVVVMSCSVLLAALIGAASVVLDA; encoded by the coding sequence GTGAGCCACCTGCAACCGGACGACGTGCCGGAGGCGATCGAGCCCGACATCCGCTTCACCTTGGCGAACGAGCGCACCTTCCTGGCCTGGGTCCGCACGGCCATCGGACTGGTGGGAGGCGGTGTGGCTGTCTTCCACCTGCTGGCCGACTCCGCGGCAACGACCGCCCTCTCCCTGGTGCTCCTGGTGGCTGGTTCGTTCGCGGTGATCGCGGGTTATTCGCACTTCCGCCGGGCGGATCGAGCCATCCGCTCCGGTGAGTCGCTGCCGACGACCGGGGTCGTGGTGGTCGTCATGAGCTGTTCGGTCCTTCTCGCAGCCCTGATCGGCGCCGCGTCGGTGGTCCTGGATGCGTGA
- a CDS encoding cystathionine gamma-synthase, translating into MTQSTNNEHTDKAGFETRAIHAGFEPDEMTGAVIPPIYATSTYKQDGVGGMRGGYEYSRSANPTRTALEGALAAVEQGERGFAFASGLAAEDTLIRSLTGPGDHAVIPDDAYGGTFRLFDKVAKVWGLDHTPAAVSDVEAMQAAIVPGRTKLVWVETPTNPMLTIGDIEALAAVAHDAGALLVVDNTFASPYLQQPLVLGADVVVHSTTKYVGGHSDVVGGALVVRDLEIADKIAFHQNSMGAVAGPFDAFLTHRGLKTLGVRMDRHCDNAEKVVEFLTGHAKVAEVIYPGLASHAGHEIAARQMKRFGGIVSFRVTGGEQHALDVCARAEVFTLGESLGGVESLIEHPGRMTHASVAGTDLEVPADLIRLSVGIETIEDLLADLDRALA; encoded by the coding sequence GTGACCCAGTCGACCAACAACGAACACACCGACAAGGCCGGCTTCGAGACGCGTGCGATCCATGCGGGCTTCGAGCCGGACGAGATGACCGGTGCGGTGATCCCGCCCATCTATGCGACGAGCACCTACAAGCAGGACGGTGTCGGCGGGATGCGCGGCGGCTACGAGTACAGCCGCTCGGCCAACCCGACCCGCACCGCGCTCGAGGGCGCCCTGGCCGCCGTCGAGCAGGGCGAGCGCGGGTTCGCCTTCGCCAGCGGGCTGGCCGCCGAGGACACCCTGATCCGCTCGCTGACCGGGCCCGGTGACCACGCGGTGATCCCCGACGACGCGTATGGCGGCACGTTCCGCCTCTTCGACAAGGTGGCCAAGGTCTGGGGGCTCGACCACACGCCCGCCGCAGTCTCGGACGTCGAGGCCATGCAGGCGGCGATCGTGCCGGGCCGGACCAAGCTGGTATGGGTGGAGACGCCCACCAACCCGATGCTCACCATCGGCGACATCGAGGCGCTGGCTGCGGTCGCCCACGACGCGGGCGCACTGCTCGTCGTCGACAACACCTTCGCCTCGCCCTACCTCCAGCAGCCGCTCGTCCTGGGGGCCGACGTCGTGGTCCACTCGACGACGAAGTATGTCGGCGGCCACTCCGACGTGGTCGGCGGCGCGCTCGTCGTCCGCGACCTGGAGATCGCCGACAAGATCGCCTTCCACCAGAACTCCATGGGCGCCGTCGCCGGCCCCTTCGACGCCTTCCTCACCCACCGGGGCCTGAAGACGCTGGGGGTGCGGATGGACCGCCACTGCGACAACGCCGAGAAGGTCGTGGAGTTCCTCACCGGGCACGCCAAGGTCGCCGAGGTCATCTATCCCGGTCTCGCCTCCCACGCAGGCCACGAGATCGCGGCCAGGCAGATGAAGCGCTTCGGTGGCATCGTCAGCTTCCGGGTCACCGGTGGTGAGCAGCACGCCCTCGACGTCTGCGCCAGGGCGGAGGTCTTCACCCTCGGTGAGTCGCTCGGCGGGGTCGAGTCGCTGATCGAGCACCCGGGCCGGATGACGCACGCGAGCGTCGCGGGCACCGACCTGGAGGTCCCGGCGGACCTGATCCGGCTCAGCGTCGGCATCGAGACGATCGAGGACCTGCTCGCAGACCTCGACCGCGCGCTCGCGTGA